The genomic DNA tttttctgctattcagggaataagtcgctcgtttGACTTACAATCtgtgctacacctatgcccaagaacACTTGTTCAACCTCATAGGGGGGTTCGGAGCGTCTTCTCGGctcggatggcagataggttctaacAACCGAACCTATCTACCAGGAGGCCAGGgcaccggggtgctgcatatcgcaaaccagagcaactgacaaatagctaagttgaaatttcttctattaaattttcaacaagtacaatgtttttacataacacaaaaaacaaaagttctactgctgtgatggtccagctcaggaatctgcaggctcccgcttgaaataagcagctacaaagtcgacgacctcccgcatcCTTTCCCGAGTGGAGGCTTCCatctccgccactggaccatcgacgacgggggctagcgagatggcagggtcgtggctccggaggcaggtcaaaatgtactccgccaccatccggcacagctcacggccctcggcttcaaggtggCCAGCGAGGATCGGCTCCAGGCACCGGAGTCTCtctgaagcagagttcagcaccgggagggcgtcagcaattgaagctgaccgctccgccacttggattggactcattccaagtggcaccagagctgagcttgcttcgctcgcccagtcgatgattcgctgggcccccatgcactggtcctcctgcagcttccaggctgcctcctggaccgcctcctgcacatGGGCATCCAGTGCCGTCTGAGCCGCCTCCAGCTGGCGGGTCTTCTCCTGGAGCGAGGCCCCCTTCCGCGCCGCTGACTCCTTCAGGGTCTTAAGAGACTCGTGCTGGCGCGCAAGGACTTGCTCCATGCTGGTGGTGAGGGATTCCCGCCGTGCAAGGGACTTCatctcctcctcgagctccttctcggcaacagccagctggctggcggtctcctgcagctcctggcgccATCGATGCAGGGACTCGGAGAGTTTAGCGAGATCCTGCTTgcggacctcgagtccctggctgcttgcggacctcgagtccctagcttgcggacctcgagtccctgACGGCGAGCtctgggaacgggtccggtgatGCCACGTGTACCTGATGAAGGGAAGTCCGTGCCAACAGCCGAGAGCACGGACCcctataggggtccgggacctccccgtgTCCGTTCGGACCTCCCAtgcgcgtagaaccaatataccgccggggcggggtccgggggcgccacgtgtcccgcaggtgcAGGCGCGGACgtgagtcttccgctggaagactcgcccacccaccgcattcaatgcgggtggttgaggcatgctctgccgccgcggcatgcGGGGCatcttttgtcaggcctcactgtagaccgcatattaccgaggtacacagtccagccgcatgcgccgcattcgcgcagagcccgtctgccgcattaaatggatacgacggcacggcactctttcatcataccgcctacgccgcaagctccacgacccgttcagctacgtgacaggctacggcaagctacgccctgacgccgtttcgacaagacagggcatggctatgccggacgaaagattcccacgggcaaagcaaggaaatccagaaATAAGATAtccgtcgcctgcaacgccataatgtctgtacagtatgttattttatactgcatcgctgggcccatctgtcggggacccaacggctatgtacactcttcccttgagatataaaagggatgAGTACGTAAGGCCAGGAAAAGGAGGGCTAGGCAAGggcagacacaacacaagctcggattcactccgaacaatcccgttctcaacctcttgagagcacaagcaatacaacacacaatggacgtagggtattacgttccggcggcccgaaccactctaaacctgctgtgttcatcgtgttcttgcatctagattggactaatcctagctaccccctactactcaccctctgggtttagtcGGGTGcgctacgccacccggctgtgggtttgcacaccacgataCTCTGGTTGTGGGGTTCTTTCGTTCTTTGCTGATTCAAATCATTCTCCACCTCATGATCTTGTGGGGGAGCCGCGCTGATTTTGTCTTTCTTTGGCATGTAAATGTAGGGAGCAGAAGATCAAGCCGCAGAAGCGTTATCTGCACTTCCCTGTTTGGAGTTGGAGCTCCCGAAGGGTCGCCTTGTTGGTGTTCGGCCCCAAGGGTCTAGCAGAGGTGAATCTGCGTATACAACCTTGCCAGCTTTATTCCTTCTGTTCTTGGGGCTATTTTACTCTTTATTACTGTGCTTGAGAGGTGCTAGAAATTGAGAAACATTGACCAGTGGCCGACAAGATTGACTTAGGTATAGAACTTTATCAATCCTAAAATTTGAACTCCGGTAGTGTATTGTTATGCAAGGACCAAGTAACTTCTTTAACTCAATGTTAAAGCCCTTTGGCCGTTCACATTCGACATGGTGCATTTCTTCCAACCATTTGTTCAGGCCACTCGGATCCATTGGGATGCTTAGTTGCTCTCTTCTTCTGGCCTTATCCATCAGTTGCCGTAACTACGTGTAACTCTATTTCTTGTTTGGCAATTTCTGTGGACCAGTTGAACAATAACTAACGATGCATTTTGTGGGACTAATAAGCATGCCGTGTTGTCAGTTGTTGAACTACTATTCATGTGAGCATGCCAAGCCGAGCTGTTTGCAGTTTCATCAGGAATTGGAATTGATGTCATTCTTAATCAACTTTTGGTTTTAGAGAATGTACTTGAGATTAACCAAAATAATTTCCCCTCTAAAGATGTTCTTTTGTTGGGTACAGGAAATTACAAATTTAACCTTATGTCTGATTTTATCTTGATCTTGGCTGACAGTTTAAGGCATTAAGCTGTTAAGTTGCTCCTTGATCAGTAGCTTTAATCATGGAACACTGTTGAGTGTTGACTATGGAATTGTTAGCATGACTTGCAAGCACCATTTCATGTCTACATTTAGACCTTTGCTTTGTAATTCTTCACTGAATTCACAGCATTATCATCTTTTTAGTGCCAGTAATTTCTCAAATGTTGGGTGTACTGCCCTAAGCGGAATAATTTTAGGCAAAAGATATTGTGGCACATGTGTGCACACCCCAAGATCAATTTTAATACTCCTACTTGATCAGCCAACAGCAACAACATACAACAACACAGCAACAACATACagcaacatagccttttgtcctaAGTGAGTTGGGGTAGGCCAACAGCAAAAGTCGAAATACATTCCGTTCTGTAACTTTTTCCACGTTTGCATTGATTTTCTCTATGCTTCTGTAGTTGAGAATAATTTGCATTTCAGCATATGTTCTCTACCGAACCTATGATGGCAAGCTAGCACTTTTAAAAAGAAATGTTCTGGATGCACTGCTAAGTGCTAACACAAGGATTTTTTTGTCTCATTTGCTAACTTGTTTGCAGGTAGCCAGAAATTTGGGGAAGACTTTGCGTGCTTTCCAACCAACCATTAGAGAGTTACAGGTTGGTTCTTGATATGTTGTTGCAATATGTTTGATGATCTTGTTACATAATGTAATATGATTTTCTGCACATAGGATGTATCAAGGGAGTTCAGGAGCACTCTTGAACGAGAAATTGGAATTGATGAGGTTCCCCCCTCCACGAATTATAGGCCCACAACCACGAATAACAACGAACAACCTGCCGCCGACCCAAGTTAGTTGATTTCCCTACATCTGAAGTTCTTTCCAATGGAATAATGCACACTTTTGTCAAAGAACTTCTCTTATAGGAACCACATTAGAGAATCACGCACCTTGATGCATATTCAATGTTCCCACTTCCCATCTCTAGTAGTTGCTGGCAAACCTTTGTTTATCTGTCCATTATTTGTTTCAGttatggttcttcctttctcaTTCCATTTTCTGAATACTAACCAACAATCAAAATTATGTGTTATTCACTGACAATAACCAGAAGCCATTTACATCTGGAAGATGATATCCAATTAACTAGGTGACTGATTAGCATTTTCCCTGATATTGGTCAAGTATGAATTCTTTCATGTGAGCTTAAGGCCCGTGGCCTTTGATTGTATCTCTGTTCTTTGTTTGGAAAACAAAATATATGTAGGCTCCTTGCTCTGAATTTTGTCAAGGAAAATTGTAGTTGAAACCAGCAAAATTTTATCCTTCACTCTCGCCATTAGCTCAGAACTCAGAAGATGGACTTGCACTAGTCTACATAAGTCATTGATTTCTCTATTGCTATGGCACCGACT from Panicum virgatum strain AP13 chromosome 7N, P.virgatum_v5, whole genome shotgun sequence includes the following:
- the LOC120683177 gene encoding sec-independent protein translocase protein TATB, chloroplastic-like, coding for CKCREQKIKPQKRYLHFPVWSWSSRRVALLVFGPKGLAEVARNLGKTLRAFQPTIRELQDVSREFRSTLEREIGIDEVPPSTNYRPTTTNNNEQPAADPNVKPEAAPYTSEELMKVTEEQIAASAAAAWNTQPAPSQEQEAAPRTQSTGTATSGGNDGPAAPAPATESVPSEANQSEKVESERSKSV